The proteins below are encoded in one region of Peptoniphilus sp. GNH:
- a CDS encoding DUF3383 domain-containing protein produces the protein MILDFPVNIQRKTVGVSERGFGTILIFDTTKEYNYKIIGPEDVKELDTKSKAYKLASRLFMQKPQPQEVAIVGKSGDAVEGFKKILQDNHDFFFVNCTDNSVETIKGISELCQVENKVYAATTNSIEDAKILGKQAYDNTFVMYHSDPDSFAAEALAVIMSYKIGGKTAKFKTLQGVKECVISKMDIADLEKNSIFTYIEKLGVLQTTEGKMLSGEYIDVVLGEYWIRFRLEEALQRLALVEDKIPYTNKGIGMIVGETEKILSRAVDQGIVEEGQYKVDYRLRQDVPSNEVALRKYDYVVWTAMLQGAIHTGQISGILTYDTVNEEDK, from the coding sequence ATGATATTGGATTTTCCTGTAAATATTCAGAGAAAAACTGTAGGGGTATCAGAAAGAGGGTTTGGAACGATTCTTATTTTTGATACTACTAAAGAATATAATTATAAAATTATAGGACCAGAAGATGTTAAGGAACTTGATACTAAAAGTAAGGCTTATAAACTAGCTAGCAGACTATTTATGCAAAAACCACAGCCTCAAGAGGTTGCAATTGTTGGCAAAAGTGGAGATGCAGTGGAAGGATTTAAAAAAATTCTGCAAGACAATCATGATTTTTTCTTTGTCAATTGCACCGATAATAGTGTGGAAACAATTAAAGGGATTTCTGAACTTTGTCAAGTAGAGAACAAGGTTTATGCAGCTACTACTAACAGTATTGAAGATGCCAAAATATTAGGAAAGCAAGCCTATGACAATACTTTTGTTATGTATCACTCAGATCCTGATTCATTTGCTGCAGAGGCATTGGCAGTTATCATGTCTTATAAAATAGGTGGAAAAACTGCAAAATTTAAGACACTTCAAGGTGTGAAAGAATGTGTAATATCAAAGATGGATATTGCAGATTTAGAAAAGAATAGTATTTTTACCTATATTGAGAAATTAGGTGTTTTACAAACAACTGAAGGAAAAATGTTATCTGGAGAATATATTGATGTTGTTCTTGGAGAATACTGGATTAGATTTAGACTTGAAGAAGCACTACAAAGACTAGCGCTTGTTGAAGATAAGATTCCATACACAAATAAAGGTATAGGAATGATTGTTGGAGAAACTGAAAAAATATTGTCCAGAGCAGTTGATCAAGGGATAGTAGAAGAAGGACAATACAAGGTTGACTATAGACTTAGACAAGATGTTCCTTCAAATGAAGTCGCTCTTAGAAAGTATGACTATGTTGTTTGGACTGCAATGCTTCAAGGTGCAATTCATACAGGACAAATCAGCGGAATTCTAACCTATGACACAGTTAATGAGGAGGATAAATAA
- a CDS encoding type II toxin-antitoxin system YafQ family toxin: MRKIRLRKSFERDLKRIKKSGKYDLNRLFDVVEALACGLCLDTKFKDHKLKGEYQNMRECHIAPDWLLIYEISDDELVLVLNRTGSHAELF, from the coding sequence ATGAGAAAGATTAGGCTGCGCAAGAGTTTTGAGAGGGATTTGAAGCGGATTAAAAAAAGTGGCAAGTATGATTTGAATAGACTGTTTGATGTGGTTGAAGCTTTGGCTTGTGGTCTTTGCTTGGATACGAAGTTTAAAGACCACAAGTTAAAGGGAGAGTATCAGAATATGAGGGAGTGCCACATTGCGCCTGATTGGCTACTTATTTATGAAATATCTGATGATGAGCTTGTTTTGGTGCTAAATAGAACGGGCAGTCATGCTGAGCTGTTTTGA
- a CDS encoding N-acetylmuramoyl-L-alanine amidase: MVSFRFMPINFNYSSRKGKRIQYLVIHDTGNSGSGANAFNHYKFFAGGNRNASAHYFVDDHEIVQIIGDGFSAWHCGDTQGYGRALNGVRNCTSIGIELCINSDGDYQKAYENLVELVKNLMSKFNVSIGSVCRHYDVSKPN, translated from the coding sequence GTGGTAAGTTTTAGATTTATGCCTATAAATTTTAACTATTCAAGTAGGAAGGGCAAGAGGATACAATATTTAGTTATCCACGATACTGGGAATTCTGGTTCTGGGGCGAATGCTTTTAATCACTACAAGTTTTTTGCTGGTGGCAATAGAAATGCGAGTGCTCACTACTTTGTGGATGACCATGAAATAGTCCAGATTATTGGAGATGGCTTTTCTGCTTGGCATTGTGGAGATACACAGGGCTATGGAAGAGCTTTAAATGGGGTGCGCAACTGCACTTCAATAGGAATTGAACTTTGTATCAATTCTGACGGAGATTATCAAAAGGCTTATGAAAACTTAGTAGAGCTTGTAAAGAATTTAATGTCAAAATTCAATGTGTCAATTGGGAGTGTATGCAGGCACTATGATGTGAGTAAACCCAATTAA
- a CDS encoding type II toxin-antitoxin system RelB/DinJ family antitoxin, protein MSNVNLNIRLDESLKKDFSDVCDSIGMSMSTAFNIFARAVVSERAIPFKVKANNPIVAEFDDMSDFRDYVDKL, encoded by the coding sequence ATGTCTAATGTTAATTTGAATATAAGGCTTGATGAGAGTTTAAAGAAAGATTTTTCTGATGTTTGTGACTCCATTGGGATGAGTATGTCTACTGCTTTTAACATTTTTGCTAGGGCGGTAGTTAGTGAGAGGGCCATTCCTTTTAAGGTTAAGGCTAATAATCCAATTGTGGCTGAATTTGATGATATGTCTGATTTTAGAGATTATGTTGATAAGCTATGA
- a CDS encoding DUF3277 family protein, whose product MTEKKTYTYDPEKVIVQVDGVYLTGFSEDAKITVEKNEDNVIPKVGVDGSVHYTLNHDETAKAKLPLMSTSPHINFIMDLAASKRDFTFTMVDMNDNGRNISCDECRILKTPDYSRKKEAEGVEFEVFIPFVYNKSL is encoded by the coding sequence ATGACTGAAAAAAAGACATATACTTATGACCCTGAAAAAGTCATAGTGCAAGTAGACGGAGTTTATTTAACGGGTTTTTCAGAGGATGCAAAAATCACAGTAGAAAAAAATGAGGATAATGTAATTCCAAAGGTTGGAGTAGATGGAAGCGTCCACTATACCCTTAACCACGACGAAACAGCGAAAGCAAAATTGCCTTTGATGTCTACAAGTCCGCACATTAATTTCATAATGGATTTGGCAGCAAGTAAAAGAGATTTTACTTTTACTATGGTTGATATGAACGACAATGGAAGAAATATTTCATGTGATGAATGTAGAATTCTTAAAACTCCAGACTATTCAAGAAAAAAAGAAGCTGAGGGAGTAGAGTTTGAAGTGTTTATTCCATTTGTATACAATAAGAGCCTTTAA
- a CDS encoding hemolysin XhlA family protein gives MTDTSEKCADHERRVSLLEKIVERHDGTLKEHETKIEDLKIKNSEQDTNIKLFQKDLDFIKEQLKTMNATLIELTDKPKRAFDKYKDTIITIVITAIVTGIIAKLVKGW, from the coding sequence ATGACTGATACTAGTGAAAAGTGTGCCGACCATGAAAGAAGGGTTTCTCTTTTGGAGAAGATTGTCGAAAGGCATGACGGTACGCTAAAGGAGCATGAAACGAAGATAGAGGATCTGAAGATAAAAAATTCGGAACAGGATACAAATATAAAACTTTTTCAAAAGGATTTGGACTTTATAAAAGAGCAGCTAAAGACTATGAATGCGACTCTTATAGAGCTTACGGACAAGCCTAAGAGGGCTTTTGACAAGTACAAGGATACGATTATAACTATAGTCATAACGGCTATTGTGACGGGGATTATAGCTAAGTTAGTTAAGGGGTGGTGA
- a CDS encoding DUF2335 domain-containing protein, which translates to MKSPDKKIDLEVRKNSGVEDILNSFESNPDEVYKVIGESPEAMSQLISIAQSKLEYHSGPLPSPETLAKYKEIDEELFRTIVSMVKNQSVHRREIEKQVISSDIKSEKRGQWFAFILFLILIAGSFYLVYLGKYFGIAGIISAIVGGIAIFINNKKTQAIEIAGKDKEMIENKPNKTDK; encoded by the coding sequence ATGAAATCACCAGATAAGAAAATAGACTTAGAAGTTAGAAAAAACAGTGGAGTAGAGGATATTCTAAACTCATTTGAATCTAATCCAGATGAGGTATACAAAGTAATAGGAGAATCTCCAGAGGCAATGTCTCAATTAATATCAATAGCACAAAGTAAACTAGAGTATCATTCTGGGCCTCTTCCTTCACCAGAAACTTTAGCCAAGTACAAAGAGATTGATGAAGAATTATTCAGAACTATTGTATCAATGGTTAAAAATCAGAGTGTTCATAGAAGAGAAATAGAAAAACAAGTGATTTCTAGTGATATAAAATCTGAAAAAAGAGGTCAGTGGTTTGCCTTTATTTTATTCTTAATTTTGATAGCAGGATCTTTTTATTTAGTATATCTCGGTAAATATTTTGGAATAGCTGGAATTATTTCAGCTATAGTTGGAGGGATTGCTATATTTATAAACAATAAAAAAACTCAAGCAATTGAAATAGCAGGTAAAGATAAAGAAATGATCGAAAACAAACCAAATAAGACAGACAAATAA
- a CDS encoding DUF2634 domain-containing protein, giving the protein MYKNTFKMIGGDTVVNDDLELVGGQEELRQNIENRLSVNKNEWFLNINLGLDYQSISGKGKSDREMEFVIRECCLQDERVKEVRNINIERDAKNRTAAIDILIIDRGEQELWLKEVVDLG; this is encoded by the coding sequence ATGTATAAAAACACTTTTAAAATGATTGGTGGAGATACTGTCGTTAACGATGACCTTGAACTTGTAGGTGGTCAAGAGGAACTTAGGCAAAATATTGAAAACCGTTTATCTGTAAATAAAAATGAATGGTTTCTAAACATTAATCTTGGGCTTGATTATCAGTCAATAAGTGGAAAAGGTAAAAGTGATAGGGAGATGGAATTTGTCATTCGTGAATGTTGCCTACAGGATGAGAGAGTAAAAGAAGTTAGGAATATAAATATAGAAAGAGATGCTAAAAACAGGACTGCTGCTATTGATATTTTGATTATTGATAGAGGTGAACAAGAGTTATGGCTCAAGGAGGTGGTGGATCTTGGATAA
- a CDS encoding baseplate J/gp47 family protein, whose product MDNCKDGLCMIDDVKKINNSEFGLTKFGFRRKLYPECVADRIKRAKKVFGVNIDTSETSFLGKLIRNLSWDEAYLWELAEDVYNAPFVNSAEGTALDNVGMYLTITRRPATKSKTIITIYGDDGVIIPKGFMVSTKKGIVFETLEEASISGGSADVYVESIGAGRNNNVDKETITEILNPSLGINKVINKEASVGGLNIETDAEFRERYKKSYSRVGGSTVPAITAALLDIDKVVDCEVRENVTMETIDGIPPKSVACFVYGGEDRDIAKTIYDNKAAGIQAFGDVVIDIKDEKESIHHIGFTRAKVENIFVKLRIKKDKDYTGDDSVKRAVVNYIGGKDEDGIEYSGLKLGEDVIQSKVLGRIMCLGGVADIDAFISKNGKDWQQTNIEIARASIAKTSPEKVVIEYVS is encoded by the coding sequence TTGGATAATTGCAAAGATGGATTATGTATGATTGACGATGTAAAGAAAATCAATAATTCAGAATTTGGACTTACTAAGTTTGGATTTAGAAGAAAGCTATATCCTGAATGTGTAGCAGATAGAATTAAAAGAGCAAAAAAGGTCTTTGGAGTAAATATTGATACTTCAGAGACTTCTTTTTTGGGTAAATTGATTAGAAATTTATCTTGGGACGAGGCTTATTTATGGGAGTTGGCAGAGGATGTCTACAATGCTCCTTTTGTCAATTCTGCAGAAGGAACAGCGCTTGATAATGTGGGAATGTATTTAACTATTACAAGACGACCTGCAACTAAAAGTAAAACTATAATTACGATTTATGGAGATGATGGAGTTATAATTCCAAAAGGTTTTATGGTTAGTACTAAGAAGGGAATTGTTTTTGAAACGCTTGAAGAGGCAAGTATAAGTGGTGGAAGTGCTGATGTCTATGTCGAATCAATTGGAGCAGGAAGAAACAATAATGTTGACAAAGAAACTATAACTGAAATCTTAAACCCTTCATTAGGAATTAATAAAGTCATTAACAAAGAAGCCTCTGTTGGTGGGTTAAATATAGAGACTGACGCTGAATTCAGAGAAAGATATAAAAAATCATACTCAAGAGTTGGTGGCTCAACTGTGCCTGCTATTACTGCTGCTCTTTTAGATATTGACAAGGTAGTTGATTGTGAAGTTAGAGAGAATGTAACTATGGAAACTATTGATGGAATACCTCCAAAGTCAGTTGCTTGTTTTGTATATGGTGGAGAAGACCGAGATATTGCAAAGACAATCTATGATAACAAAGCTGCAGGAATACAAGCTTTTGGCGATGTTGTAATCGATATTAAGGATGAAAAAGAATCAATTCATCATATAGGGTTTACAAGAGCAAAAGTCGAAAACATATTTGTAAAGTTAAGAATAAAAAAAGATAAAGACTATACGGGGGACGATTCTGTAAAAAGAGCAGTTGTAAATTATATTGGTGGCAAGGACGAGGACGGAATTGAATACTCCGGATTAAAGCTTGGAGAAGATGTAATTCAATCTAAAGTACTTGGACGGATAATGTGCCTTGGTGGAGTGGCAGATATTGATGCTTTTATTTCTAAAAATGGTAAAGATTGGCAGCAAACAAACATAGAAATAGCTAGAGCATCTATTGCAAAAACAAGTCCAGAAAAGGTTGTGATTGAGTATGTATCATAA
- a CDS encoding HNH endonuclease, producing the protein MKALNIIQKYKNINNFFINEQGELFEKVDGEYIKKETSFSERRGEFIYLNRIREPIHRIMAEIYIKDYKGERIRHVDGNKHNNHISNLIISSGKNKVIRDQKEWEGFVPPDGEEKISSIAEYKDLFGYTFDNKGNVFSYRNGYRQKMKTFKNAEGIPVVRIGSRQTTIKTVRLKTLMVKLFMNDADTNKVIFLNSNESDIRLNNMVVLTDKEYEAFIIEKWENMEVPDDEFKINHIKGYEGCPFYTVSKNGDVFSYKGKAKISLKKNKNTQGYYGASFSKIDGEKQTFRFHKMVALAFIPNPKNYPQINHIDFNKRNNIYTNLEWCTNEYNAKHAKYHRKVQRLSKQKKTL; encoded by the coding sequence GTGAAAGCATTAAATATAATTCAAAAATATAAAAATATTAATAATTTTTTTATTAATGAGCAAGGTGAATTGTTTGAAAAAGTAGATGGGGAATATATAAAGAAGGAAACTTCTTTTTCAGAGCGTAGAGGAGAGTTTATATATCTTAATCGAATTAGAGAACCAATTCATCGAATAATGGCGGAAATTTATATAAAAGACTATAAAGGTGAAAGAATCCGACATGTTGACGGGAATAAGCATAACAACCATATTTCTAATCTTATAATTTCTTCCGGAAAGAACAAAGTTATTAGAGACCAAAAAGAATGGGAAGGCTTTGTCCCTCCAGATGGGGAAGAAAAGATAAGTTCAATTGCGGAGTACAAAGACTTGTTTGGATACACATTTGACAATAAAGGAAATGTATTCAGTTATAGAAATGGTTACAGACAAAAAATGAAAACATTCAAAAATGCAGAAGGTATTCCAGTTGTAAGAATAGGAAGTCGTCAAACAACAATAAAAACAGTGAGGTTAAAAACACTTATGGTTAAGTTGTTTATGAATGATGCAGATACGAACAAAGTTATATTCTTAAATAGTAACGAGTCAGATATAAGGCTTAATAATATGGTTGTATTAACTGATAAAGAATATGAAGCCTTTATAATCGAAAAATGGGAAAATATGGAAGTACCTGATGACGAATTTAAGATAAATCATATTAAAGGATATGAAGGTTGCCCTTTTTACACTGTTAGCAAAAACGGAGATGTTTTCTCATATAAAGGGAAGGCTAAAATAAGTCTTAAAAAAAATAAAAATACACAGGGGTATTATGGAGCTTCATTCTCCAAGATAGATGGAGAAAAGCAAACATTTAGATTTCATAAGATGGTGGCACTAGCCTTCATTCCAAATCCAAAAAATTATCCGCAAATTAATCACATAGATTTTAATAAACGAAACAATATCTACACTAATTTGGAATGGTGTACGAATGAATATAATGCTAAACATGCAAAATATCATAGGAAGGTTCAACGACTATCGAAACAAAAAAAGACGCTGTAA
- a CDS encoding phage holin family protein has product MSASNIFYVVLSIVSVLITGVLVPLLKQKYGREKILTVMEAVDIAVKAAEQIYKEAGQGNLKKQYVLERLNEKGFKVTEKDLDDMRKASVLELNKWKDEIKKPGE; this is encoded by the coding sequence ATGAGTGCAAGTAATATTTTTTATGTAGTTTTGTCAATTGTATCAGTGCTAATCACAGGTGTACTTGTGCCACTTTTAAAGCAAAAGTATGGCAGAGAGAAAATCCTCACAGTTATGGAAGCTGTAGATATTGCAGTCAAGGCTGCAGAGCAAATCTATAAAGAAGCTGGCCAAGGAAACCTGAAAAAACAATACGTTTTAGAGAGACTTAACGAGAAGGGATTCAAGGTGACAGAAAAGGATCTTGACGACATGAGGAAAGCTAGCGTGCTTGAATTAAACAAATGGAAAGATGAAATTAAAAAGCCTGGGGAATAA
- a CDS encoding phage holin family protein: MQDIVFSLKEYLSPELVFMIPVLIVIGSGLKKSTRISDSLIPTILSIVGIPIALITSLANRMDPMNKIQIIVWILMSIGQGVFLGATAVGVHQFFKQHMEYKNLKTWESKEKLREEIKKSMEVENECK; encoded by the coding sequence ATGCAAGATATAGTCTTCAGCTTAAAAGAATATCTTAGCCCTGAATTAGTATTTATGATACCTGTGCTTATAGTCATAGGAAGCGGCTTGAAGAAGTCTACTAGAATTAGTGATAGCTTAATACCTACTATACTATCCATAGTAGGTATACCTATAGCTTTAATAACAAGTCTTGCAAATCGTATGGATCCAATGAATAAAATTCAAATTATCGTATGGATCCTTATGAGCATTGGCCAAGGTGTTTTTTTAGGTGCAACCGCAGTAGGAGTGCATCAATTTTTTAAGCAGCATATGGAGTATAAAAATTTAAAGACTTGGGAAAGTAAAGAAAAATTGAGAGAGGAAATTAAAAAATCTATGGAGGTAGAAAATGAGTGCAAGTAA
- a CDS encoding DUF2612 domain-containing protein: MLYGGYGDIEKGFVSINDSRNIDKAKGETLDKLGANVGQFRNGEDDDLYRQLIKVRILANMSIGNIPTINKVMSILVKDIYLGISEAWPYERYLNEPATFFLKLKPKFKNFPQDIIEKIKAAGVRVYFDFVYSSDLNIISRYGTYTYPAFFCGEHPCGDIPYVFAEAQRLVSDLNIEVGSNYGKNYYPTVGKIKSGDLENGEVTEIIYATDFNSDDIYSFERGE, translated from the coding sequence GTGTTATATGGTGGATATGGAGATATAGAAAAAGGCTTTGTAAGTATAAATGATAGTAGAAACATTGATAAGGCTAAGGGCGAGACTTTAGACAAATTAGGTGCAAATGTGGGTCAATTTAGGAATGGCGAAGATGATGATCTTTATAGGCAACTTATTAAAGTTAGAATACTTGCGAATATGTCCATTGGAAATATTCCAACTATTAATAAAGTTATGTCTATTTTAGTTAAAGATATTTATTTAGGCATATCTGAAGCATGGCCTTACGAAAGATATTTGAATGAACCTGCTACATTTTTTTTAAAATTAAAACCTAAGTTTAAAAATTTTCCTCAAGATATAATTGAAAAGATAAAAGCGGCAGGAGTTAGAGTATATTTTGATTTTGTTTATTCAAGTGATTTAAATATAATTTCAAGGTATGGCACTTATACCTATCCTGCTTTTTTCTGCGGTGAACATCCTTGTGGTGATATTCCATATGTGTTTGCAGAGGCGCAAAGGCTTGTAAGTGATCTTAATATAGAGGTTGGCAGTAATTATGGCAAGAATTATTATCCTACGGTCGGAAAGATTAAATCTGGTGATCTCGAGAATGGAGAAGTCACTGAGATAATTTATGCGACTGATTTTAATAGTGATGATATTTATAGTTTTGAAAGAGGTGAGTAG
- a CDS encoding phage tail tape measure protein, translated as MSVRELAWKLAAEGAGEFASDVQKADEKIDGLKKSMQETDKVSKSGWSKMQDNLTSTGSKFKSVGGSIAKVGAGLTATTMPLAIKLKQGVSDAKSLDTAIRQVTTLTDENILPTAELKKTVKRISNESGIMQEEVANAMYEALSSGVRTEDLTKFTEQGLKLTKAGFTDLPTVIDATTTALNAYGDAAPKVEKIQDIMVKTQDLGKITVDELGKSMGRVIPTAAAAGVGFDQLGASYAVLTSRGINAAEATTTMNSLLNELSSNGSKSDKALKEMTGKSFKQLTQEGKNIGDVLNIIKENAKSAGLELGDMFGNINAGKAANSLTQGGTDAYNKALDAMKNSDESVDKNYEKMMGDELEHAKAVEQLRNAFIDMGTQVMPIISNIMGKIGELAMKFQNLTPHQQKVISLIALGAVALGPVLLVIGGLVMAIGGLVAGIGMLTAPVAVAIGAFALLSAAGIALAYHWETIKAKAGELGGQIKSKLEGAANAVANGFNAMKSVVSNALETIKQKWEAVKAFFAKPIKGVVNVVGGAYEKIKGWLPSHATGLDSVPYDNYAANLHKDEMILTASAGRQYKKMGGTKDGLPSLFNKNEKQSVTNNKMEGSHNYNPTIIINYSGEGKEAPQNIASEVRKQLDIFFKEMQLQRA; from the coding sequence ATGTCAGTTAGAGAATTAGCTTGGAAGTTGGCGGCAGAAGGTGCAGGCGAATTTGCAAGTGATGTTCAAAAAGCAGACGAAAAAATAGATGGTTTAAAAAAGAGCATGCAGGAGACGGACAAGGTCTCTAAAAGTGGTTGGTCTAAAATGCAAGATAATCTTACGAGTACTGGTTCAAAATTTAAGTCAGTTGGGGGAAGTATTGCAAAAGTAGGTGCAGGCTTAACTGCTACAACAATGCCACTTGCTATTAAATTAAAACAGGGAGTTTCAGATGCTAAAAGTCTTGATACTGCAATAAGGCAGGTAACCACCCTGACAGATGAAAATATTTTGCCAACTGCAGAACTTAAAAAGACAGTTAAGAGAATATCAAACGAAAGTGGAATTATGCAAGAGGAAGTGGCCAATGCTATGTATGAAGCTTTGTCATCTGGAGTTAGGACAGAAGATTTAACTAAATTTACAGAACAAGGGTTAAAATTAACTAAAGCAGGATTTACAGATCTACCTACAGTAATAGATGCGACAACTACTGCTCTTAATGCTTATGGGGATGCTGCACCAAAAGTTGAAAAAATTCAAGATATAATGGTTAAGACTCAAGATTTAGGCAAGATTACTGTTGATGAGTTAGGTAAATCTATGGGACGTGTAATTCCTACAGCAGCTGCTGCAGGTGTAGGCTTTGATCAGTTAGGTGCAAGTTATGCAGTTTTAACTTCAAGAGGTATCAATGCAGCCGAAGCAACCACTACAATGAACAGTCTACTTAATGAATTATCTTCAAATGGTTCAAAATCAGATAAGGCTTTAAAAGAAATGACTGGGAAGTCTTTTAAGCAATTAACACAAGAAGGAAAAAATATTGGTGATGTTTTAAATATAATTAAAGAAAATGCTAAAAGCGCAGGTCTTGAACTTGGGGATATGTTTGGAAATATCAATGCAGGAAAAGCTGCAAATTCTTTAACGCAGGGCGGAACTGATGCTTACAACAAGGCTTTAGACGCTATGAAAAACTCTGATGAATCTGTTGATAAAAACTATGAAAAAATGATGGGTGATGAATTAGAACATGCAAAGGCAGTTGAACAATTAAGAAATGCTTTTATTGACATGGGGACTCAAGTTATGCCGATTATTTCAAATATCATGGGCAAAATTGGAGAGCTTGCTATGAAATTTCAAAATCTTACTCCGCATCAACAAAAGGTTATATCTTTGATAGCCTTGGGAGCAGTTGCTCTCGGTCCTGTTCTTCTTGTTATTGGTGGTCTTGTTATGGCTATTGGTGGACTAGTTGCAGGAATTGGAATGTTAACTGCACCGGTTGCAGTGGCAATAGGGGCATTTGCTCTTTTATCCGCTGCAGGAATTGCTCTAGCTTATCACTGGGAAACTATAAAGGCTAAGGCTGGGGAACTTGGAGGACAAATTAAGTCAAAATTAGAAGGTGCAGCTAATGCAGTAGCAAATGGATTTAATGCAATGAAATCTGTTGTTTCAAATGCCTTGGAAACGATAAAGCAAAAATGGGAAGCGGTAAAAGCATTTTTCGCAAAGCCAATAAAAGGTGTAGTCAATGTAGTAGGCGGGGCTTATGAAAAAATTAAAGGTTGGCTACCTTCTCATGCAACAGGTCTTGATTCAGTGCCTTATGATAATTATGCTGCGAATTTGCACAAAGATGAAATGATTTTAACGGCTTCTGCAGGTAGACAGTATAAAAAAATGGGCGGAACTAAAGATGGACTTCCTAGCTTATTTAATAAAAACGAAAAGCAAAGCGTTACAAATAATAAAATGGAAGGATCACACAACTATAATCCTACGATCATTATTAATTATTCTGGTGAAGGTAAAGAGGCTCCTCAAAATATAGCATCAGAAGTTAGAAAACAACTAGATATTTTCTTCAAAGAAATGCAGTTACAAAGGGCGTGA
- a CDS encoding copper amine oxidase N-terminal domain-containing protein produces the protein MRKRCPGSFFKKNLWEKFLQDVQKPMKVELDLSKSSVGVPVQQKALDERIKFVMDEILKVDRVKVNYNGKEIELRGKNIQGTNYVSIRDLAEALNLKVGWNQDKKIVELRG, from the coding sequence ATGAGGAAGAGATGTCCTGGATCTTTTTTTAAAAAGAATCTGTGGGAGAAATTTTTACAAGATGTTCAAAAGCCGATGAAGGTAGAGCTTGACCTATCTAAGTCAAGTGTAGGAGTACCTGTGCAGCAGAAAGCACTAGATGAAAGGATTAAATTTGTTATGGATGAGATTTTGAAAGTGGATAGAGTAAAAGTAAATTATAATGGCAAAGAGATTGAACTAAGAGGTAAGAATATTCAAGGAACTAATTACGTATCAATCAGAGATCTAGCAGAGGCTTTAAATTTAAAAGTAGGCTGGAATCAGGACAAAAAGATTGTGGAGTTGAGAGGATAA